A genomic window from Daphnia carinata strain CSIRO-1 chromosome 9, CSIRO_AGI_Dcar_HiC_V3, whole genome shotgun sequence includes:
- the LOC130688877 gene encoding uncharacterized protein LOC130688877, translating to MNRNGQKRPLQKRLSFDVINWLKQLYSINPYPDRFQYGTMALHCKIDAVRVQKWFASQRASDWRRGRLCRSCRYFKSPLATEELHKLNPNSRHCVLLTMPQYLQNIANLTGVTLARSTLPSTTEELDIANNVRARTFFSSSAPPFTQPLEHRPHTYHQQIQYSPAAIPSQMHEQQLVRMMPHQLPYSSQMRQHCYQINEHVPFTGIQGANVGNNGCFTDSFYGQNCSPQTYRLSSRSSLIVSHAWMPMAAPLATKSKNNDFVQENSTFDAEVSVEDSSQIIYPDYMDFPHFPRPTTMLT from the exons ATGAATCGTAACGGCCAAAaaa gacCTTTACAGAAGAGACTTTCCTTTGACGTTATTAATTGGCTCAAACAGCTATACTCTATCAATCCTTACCCTGATAGATTTCAGTATGGAACTATGGCTCTACACTGCAAAATAGATGCAGTGCGCGTTCAA AAGTGGTTTGCAAGTCAACGGGCTAGTGATTGGCGTAGAGGACGTTTATGTCGAAGTTGTCGATATTTCAAATCTCCATTGGCAACAGAAGAACTTCATAAACTTAATCCTAACTCGCGCCATTGCGTTTTGCTGACAATGCCCCAGTATCTTCAAAACATTGCTAACCTAACTGGAGTAACACTGGCTCGTTCAACTCTTCCATCAACTACAGAAGAGCTTGATATCGCGAATAATGTGAGAGCGagaacgtttttttcttcctcagcACCTCCATTTACTCAGCCATTGGAACACCGACCTCATACTTACCATCAGCAAATCCAATACAGCCCGGCAGCGATACCAAGCCAAATGCACGAGCAACAACTTGTCAGAATGATGCCTCATCAGCTACCATATTCAAGCCAAATG AGGCAGCATTGCTATCAAATCAATGAACATGTACCTTTCACCGGCATACAGGGAGCTAATGTCGGGAACAATGGCTGTTTTACCGACTCATTTTATGGCCAAAACTGTTCACCCCAAACTTACCGGTTATCGAGTCGAAGTAGCCTCATAGTTTCACATGCCTGGATGCCAATGGCCGCGCCTTTAGCTACAAAGTCGAAAAACAACGATTTTGTACAAGAAAATTCTACTTTCGATGCTGAAGTGTCTGTTGAAGATTCTTCTCAGATCATTTATCCGGATTACATGGACTTCCCCCATTTCCCTCGTCCCACAACAATGTTAACATGA
- the LOC130688881 gene encoding FK506-binding protein-like, protein MENSKMAFDWIQLKEGLLKKVIQKGNEGKRPRFWSEIMGKVIKFPLGSDQEDSVLLPEENTTENLSLFRIGFGNDEWTRILELCVQLMDEGEVSQFRAKTRNGEWLGFQLYLDEIVSQAPTMPCWDRAEVITVSKQLKEQGISLYRGKRIIDSFYFFGRALKLLIPLEVRLTHELARNPENKDEETIRLKDDITSLVASMYNNLAACQLAVSHDRHVVYLCDQVLERTPTDLKAIYRKASALFGLKQFQDCFDVVKIGLTLDPTNKAIGTLERQVFAACKEQEKTFAQGIKKFFN, encoded by the exons ATGGAAAACTCCAAAATGGCATTTGACTGGATTCAACTCAAAGAAGGCTTGCTGAAAAAAGTTATTCAGAAAGGAAATGAAGGGAAGCGACCACGATTTTGGAGTGAAATAATGGGAAAAGTAATTAAATTTCCATTGGGTTCAGATCAAGAAGATTCGGTGCTTTTACCAGAAGAAAATACTACAGAAAATTTGTCTCTGTTCCGCATCGGTTTTGGCAATGATGAATGGACAAGAATTCTTGAATTGTGTGTACAACTAATGGACGAAGGTGAAGTGAGTCAATTTCGTGCTAAGACACGTAACGGAGAGTGGCTTGGGTTTCAGCTCTACCTAGATGAAATAGTTTCGCAGGCCCCTACGATGCCATGCTGGGATAGGGCAGAAGTGATCACAGTGAGCAAACAACTAAAAGAGCAGGGTATTTCTCTATATCGAGGAAAACGAATTATTGATTCGTTCTACTTTTTTGGACGAGCATTAAAATTATTGATTCCCTTGGAAGTGCGGCTTACGCATGAGTTGGCCCGCAACCCAGAAAACAAAGATGAAGAAACAATTCGCCTCAAAGACGACATTACCTCTCTCGTGGCCTCCATGTATAACAATTTAGCTGCCTGTCAGTTAGCGGTGTCTCATGACAGACATGTTGTATATCTGTGTGATCAAGTCTTAGAGAGGACACCAACCGATCTCAAAGCTATTTATAGGAAGGCATCTGCGCTTTTTG GTTTAAAGCAATTCCAAGATTGTTTTGATGTGGTTAAAATTGGATTGACACTGGACCCTACCAATAAAGCCATTGGGACTTTAGAAAGACAAGTATTTGCTGCCTGCAAAGAACAGGAGAAAACATTTGCACAAGgaataaaaaagtttttcaattga
- the LOC130688888 gene encoding aprataxin and PNK-like factor isoform X1, translating into MEIKKEPEETKEAEKQGESHEGDDRKLPAWMLTSDETTTENEEGPKSPPPSRDEKDSDKTESVESTSENKRVACKYGEHCYRKNPMHREEFSHPGDDDYSPAPIKEEDGTQQDGNDNRPECQYGTSCYRQNPQHKRDFKHTQPPSTDEPATKKPRKTVKRRRLSEADYESSGENEYDLSDPFIDDSEADEENIEDEGDEDYVPDVDDEVDQDLLKDDQWKASADDPPEVLELLKDARDYLRNKKL; encoded by the exons atggaaattaaaaaagaaccTGAAGAGACAAAGGAAGCTGAGAAGCAGGGGGAAAGTCATGAAGGGGACGATAGAAAACTACCAGCTTGGATGCTAACATCAGATGAAACTACAACCGAAAACGAGGAGGGTCCCAAAAGCCCGCCGCCTAGCAGAGATGAAAAAGACTCGGATAAAACTGAATCAGTT GAGAGTACATCAGAGAATAAGCGAGTTGCTTGCAAGTATGGAGAACATTGTTACAGAAAAAATCCTATGCACAGAGAAGAGTTCAGCCATCCAGGAGATGATGACTACAGTCCAGCTCCCATTAAAGAGGAAGATGGTACTCAACAAGATGGTAACGATAACAGGCCTGAATGTCAATATGGTACTTCGTGCTATCGACAAAATCCACAGCACAAGAGAGATTTCAAGCATACCCAGCCACCATCTACAGATGAGCCAGCAACAAAAAAGCCTCGCAAGACAG TAAAAAGAAGGCGCCTTTCAGAAGCAGATTACGAATCAAGTGGCGAAAACGAGTATGACCTCAGTGACCCTTTCATTGATGATAGTGAAGCGGATGAAGAGAATATTGAAGACGAAGGTGATGAAGATTACGTACCTGATGTTGATGACGAAGTCGATCAAGATCTTTTGAAAGACGATCAGTGGAAGGCGTCAGCCGATGATCCCCCAGAAGTCTTGGAGCTGCTGAAGGATGCTAGAGACTatttgagaaacaaaaaactgtaA
- the LOC130688888 gene encoding aprataxin and PNK-like factor isoform X2 — protein sequence MEIKKEPEETKEAEKQGESHEGDDRKLPAWMLTSDETTTENEEGPKSPPPSRDEKDSDKTESESTSENKRVACKYGEHCYRKNPMHREEFSHPGDDDYSPAPIKEEDGTQQDGNDNRPECQYGTSCYRQNPQHKRDFKHTQPPSTDEPATKKPRKTVKRRRLSEADYESSGENEYDLSDPFIDDSEADEENIEDEGDEDYVPDVDDEVDQDLLKDDQWKASADDPPEVLELLKDARDYLRNKKL from the exons atggaaattaaaaaagaaccTGAAGAGACAAAGGAAGCTGAGAAGCAGGGGGAAAGTCATGAAGGGGACGATAGAAAACTACCAGCTTGGATGCTAACATCAGATGAAACTACAACCGAAAACGAGGAGGGTCCCAAAAGCCCGCCGCCTAGCAGAGATGAAAAAGACTCGGATAAAACTGAATCA GAGAGTACATCAGAGAATAAGCGAGTTGCTTGCAAGTATGGAGAACATTGTTACAGAAAAAATCCTATGCACAGAGAAGAGTTCAGCCATCCAGGAGATGATGACTACAGTCCAGCTCCCATTAAAGAGGAAGATGGTACTCAACAAGATGGTAACGATAACAGGCCTGAATGTCAATATGGTACTTCGTGCTATCGACAAAATCCACAGCACAAGAGAGATTTCAAGCATACCCAGCCACCATCTACAGATGAGCCAGCAACAAAAAAGCCTCGCAAGACAG TAAAAAGAAGGCGCCTTTCAGAAGCAGATTACGAATCAAGTGGCGAAAACGAGTATGACCTCAGTGACCCTTTCATTGATGATAGTGAAGCGGATGAAGAGAATATTGAAGACGAAGGTGATGAAGATTACGTACCTGATGTTGATGACGAAGTCGATCAAGATCTTTTGAAAGACGATCAGTGGAAGGCGTCAGCCGATGATCCCCCAGAAGTCTTGGAGCTGCTGAAGGATGCTAGAGACTatttgagaaacaaaaaactgtaA
- the LOC130688892 gene encoding uncharacterized protein LOC130688892, which produces MSSSESESSHDENSAEAVPVKSNSNSNFQNDVVFDTGLVPLKMCPALLTAEELASDDYDCWMVTLPASLDSEKLCNLELSLAKSTKFKIEKDKCESIVQQKSDINTFVLPDKNGTMKFVARETVGTISIVKNVSLKTRNMQTRDFQTKKIIDLPQGLKRRHPIYGKDLEGIMCQTSGLKKPKEEILENSQHTVKEKKKRKRTN; this is translated from the exons atgTCCAGCAGTGAGAGTGAATCATCACACGATGAAAATTCGGCTGAGGCTGTACCAGTAAAGTCCAATTCTAATAGCAACTTTCAAAACGATGTCGTATTTGATACTGGACTGGTTCCCTTGAAAATGTGTCCTGCATTGCTAACTGCAGAGGAATTGGCTTCTGATGATTACGACTGTTGGATGGTCACACTTCCTGCCTCG CTGGATTCAGAGAAGCTTTGTAATCTTGAGCTCTCCCTtgcaaaatcaacaaaatttaaaattgagAAAGATAAATGTGAATCCATTGTTCAACAGAAAAGTGACATAAACACATTTGTCCTGCCAGACAAGAATGGCACAATGAAGTTTGTTGCAAGGGAGACAGTTGGAACAATATCTATTGTGAAAAATGTCAGTCTGAAAACCAGAAACATGCAAACAAGAGACTTTCAAACCAAGAAAATCATCGACTTACCCCAAGGTCTTAAAAGAAGGCATCCCATTTATGGGAAAG ACCTAGAAGGTATAATGTGTCAAACATCTGGACTCAAGAAACCTAAAGAAGAAATCCTAGAAAATAGCCAACAcacagtgaaagaaaagaagaagaggaagagaactAATTAA
- the LOC130688873 gene encoding retinol dehydrogenase 11-like → MKWTLLKSATCLGAAFILYYFKKRCGGPVCRCFSRLDNKLIVITGATSGIGLVVAQLLANRGASIIFTARNSDEGIVIQNYLRTATKNPKIYCKHLDLNDFASIRKFVLHVKQTCSTIDLLINNAGVFFHPPSETVDKFDVTFQTNYLGHFLLTELLLPTLAATSRVIFLSSAAHFLAKSLDVKTVATFDPEAVGSSARFQSYASSKLCLLLYSKNLALRCKERNINVYSVDPGSVETSIYRHFPFLQNPILKALQRPIRYIVVRTPFQGAQTVLHCAVSPHMSKETGLYYSDLVCKTPSNLSQNAELSKQLYDCSRLWTGLV, encoded by the exons ATGAAGTGGACTTTGCTGAAATCGGCAACTTGTCTGGGTGCGGCATTCATCCTTTACTATTTTAA AAAACGCTGTGGCGGTCCTGTTTGCCGTTGTTTTTCAAGACTCGATAATAAGCTTATAGTGATAACTGGGGCAACGTCTG GTATTGGATTAGTTGTTGCACAACTGCTTGCCAATAGGGGGGCAAGCATTATCTTCACCGCACGAAATAGTGATGAGGGTATTgtcattcaaaattatttaaggACAGCAACTAAGAATCCCAAGATTTATTGCAAGCACTTGgatttaaatgattttgctTCCATTCGTAAGTTTGTGTTGCATGTGAAACAAACTTGTTCCACGATTGACTTACTTATCAACAATGCTGGAGTTTTTTTCCATCCTCCCAGTGAAACTGTAGATAAGTTTGATGTCACATTTCAGACAAACTATTTGG gtcattttcttttaactgaGTTATTGCTACCAACGTTAGCAGCTACTAGCCGCGTAATATTTCTATCATCAGCGGCTCATTTTTTGGCTAAATCGCTTGACGTGAAGACGGTTGCTACCTTTGATCCAGAAGCTGTTGGATCATCGGCGAGATTTCAGAGTTACGCCAGCTCAAAGTTATGCCTGTTGTTGTATAGTAAGAATCTCGCTCTACGTTGtaaag AACGAAACATAAACGTTTACAGCGTAGACCCTGGTTCAGTGGAGACGTCCATTTACAGGCATTTTCCTTTCCTGCAAAACCCCATTCTAAAAGCTCTTCAGAGACCAATTCGCTATATAGTCGTTCGCACTCCATTTCAAGGAGCACAAACTGTGCTTCACTGTGCCGTGTCTCCGCACATGAGCAAGGAAACCGGACTTTATTACTC AGATCTGGTTTGCAAAACCCCTTCGAATCTGTCACAAAACGCCGAATTATCAAAGCAGCTTTATGACTGTAGCCGACTTTGGACAGGGCTGGTCTAG
- the LOC130688900 gene encoding uncharacterized protein LOC130688900 — protein sequence MFHETLLSRTRTFTKMSVGDCLCEILHSKSANSTIIMPGENNGVKSGPGDEKNSKFIRLFTVVAYVCSVSIAAVLLSLYYFFIWNPTTYENSFLAMTTKNTSYLFGPSHPDDKSSSMNATSPLLRPLLGNCSGSNDAQGNLTSHLMQDKPSAAF from the exons ATGTTTCATGAAACTCTCTTGTCTAGAACTCGAACATTTACAAAAATGAGTGTGGGTGATTGTTTGTGCGAAATTCTGCATTCGAAATCAGCCAATTCAACGATTATCATGCCAGGTGAAAACAACGGAGTTAAAAGTGGTCCCGGAGATGAGAAAAACAGCAAATTCATCCGATTATTTACAGTCGTAGCTTACGTTTGCAGCGTTTCCATAGCAGCtgttttgctttctttgtACTATTTCTTTATCTGGAATCCAACAACTTATGAGAACAGTTTTCTAGCCATGACTACCAAGAACACGTCTTACCTTTTCGGTCCGTCCCATCCGGACGACAAGAGTAGTAGTATGAATGCGACTAGTCCTCTTTTACGGCCACTCCTTGGCAACTGCAGCGGCAGCAATGACG CGCAAGGCAATCTAACATCGCATTTGATGCAAGACAAACCATCTGCTGCTTTctaa
- the LOC130688896 gene encoding uncharacterized protein LOC130688896 — protein sequence MFSHVMANREEMESFNINSQTKLAQTSSIAQHLKSANKRQSRPDYVVIETLPSKRYKKDIFPESEDVFETSSINSFDPYLSCSSHTSNISSSNQSQPQQQNQQQEYSNDEALGNSNKQRLSRTTEMLKESGLYDVAVRTAALIRENQQSHRDLENLKEETKLFLKDLLNNPENKKISHIFNGLQQGQ from the coding sequence ATGTTTTCTCACGTTATGGCTAACAGAGAAGAAATGGAATCTTTCAATATCAACTCTCAAACAAAGCTTGCTCAAACAAGTTCAATTGCACAGCATTTGAAAAGCGCAAACAAGCGTCAGTCAAGACCTGATTACGTAGTTATTGAAACTTTGCCGTCAAAACGATATAAGAAAGATATTTTTCCTGAGTCTGAAGATGTTTTTGAAACATCGTCAATAAATTCGTTTGATCCATATCTTAGCTGCTCTTCTCACACTTCAAATATTTCATCTTCCAATCAGTCTCAACCTCAGcaacaaaaccaacaacagGAGTACTCAAATGACGAAGCACTTGGCAACAGCAATAAACAGCGTTTGTCGAGGACAACTGAAATGTTAAAGGAGAGTGGGCTTTATGATGTGGCAGTGCGAACAGCTGCATTGATTCGAGAAAATCAGCAAAGCCATAGAGATTTGGAAAATCtaaaagaggaaacaaaacTCTTTTTGAAAGATCTCCTGAACAATccagaaaataagaaaatcagTCACATTTTCAATGGTTTGCAGCAGGGCCAGTAA